A single window of Rhodothermia bacterium DNA harbors:
- a CDS encoding glycoside hydrolase family 13 protein, whose protein sequence is MTMKKLALLLLLFPISVTAQEIVPNWAKTVVWYQIFPERFRDGDATNQPIRESIEYHDIAPLSWQPARWTGDWYERVGWEKESKSFYDPMVFQRRYGGDLQGVIDKLPYLEALGITGIYFNPVFYARSMHKYDASSFHHIDPYFGPDPAGDIALMATETADPATWKWTSADKLFLNLVKQAHTRGIRVIIDGVFNHSGRDFFAFRNLIQLQDKSPYKDWYIVHSFDNPATTENEFAYKGWWDVAALPVFADTPDGKDLFPAVRQHLFDITKRWMDPNGDGNPSDGIDGWRLDVADEVPTGFWRDWNAHVRKINPNAITITEVWHKAHALVTDGGFTASMNYEGFAIPTHDYLIDGRIKTSEFVQRLVKHVTEYAGDRPYAMQNLTDSHDTDRLASMIVNADKEHYDRANSPRWMPQYQIRKPNQQEQHRQRLIELFRFTMLGAPMIYYGTEAGMWGGDDPDDRKPMLWADLVYDDEATDPRGTIRTPDTNRFDEVIFGFYQSMIAFRKRFPVFSDGDFSVFYTNDDQPAFAFSRKGRDGTFAVVTLNPSNTPQTIKVLAKSFQKVQVPAVVTLSGEVVSASLRDGWFTIQIPASSGAVYVLSKQQQ, encoded by the coding sequence ATGACCATGAAGAAACTTGCTTTATTGCTTCTTCTTTTCCCAATAAGCGTAACGGCACAAGAGATTGTCCCCAACTGGGCAAAGACCGTCGTTTGGTATCAAATCTTTCCCGAACGATTTAGGGACGGAGACGCGACCAACCAGCCCATTCGCGAATCCATTGAATACCACGACATCGCACCATTGTCTTGGCAGCCTGCACGGTGGACGGGAGATTGGTACGAACGGGTGGGATGGGAAAAAGAGAGCAAAAGTTTCTATGATCCGATGGTTTTTCAACGGCGTTATGGAGGAGATTTACAAGGCGTTATAGACAAATTGCCGTATTTAGAGGCATTAGGTATTACTGGCATCTATTTTAATCCCGTATTTTACGCCCGCTCTATGCACAAATACGACGCCTCGTCCTTCCACCATATAGACCCCTATTTTGGCCCAGATCCGGCGGGAGATATTGCACTCATGGCAACCGAAACCGCAGATCCGGCCACATGGAAATGGACTTCGGCGGACAAACTGTTTCTGAACCTCGTCAAACAAGCGCACACCCGTGGAATTCGGGTCATTATTGACGGGGTCTTTAACCATTCAGGACGCGACTTCTTCGCCTTCAGAAACCTGATTCAACTGCAAGACAAGTCTCCTTACAAAGATTGGTACATCGTTCATTCCTTCGACAACCCAGCCACAACGGAAAATGAGTTTGCATACAAAGGATGGTGGGATGTAGCCGCACTACCCGTTTTTGCAGATACGCCCGACGGTAAAGACCTCTTCCCAGCCGTGAGGCAACATCTTTTTGACATCACAAAACGCTGGATGGATCCAAATGGCGATGGTAACCCCTCGGATGGTATTGACGGCTGGCGGTTGGATGTGGCGGATGAAGTACCTACAGGTTTTTGGCGGGATTGGAACGCTCACGTCCGCAAAATTAATCCCAATGCCATTACCATTACCGAGGTCTGGCACAAAGCCCATGCTCTGGTTACAGACGGTGGTTTTACAGCCAGTATGAACTACGAAGGGTTTGCAATACCCACCCACGACTATTTGATAGATGGCCGGATTAAGACCAGTGAATTTGTCCAACGCTTGGTTAAACACGTTACAGAGTACGCCGGAGACCGACCCTATGCAATGCAAAACCTAACGGATTCCCATGATACCGATCGGCTGGCCTCGATGATCGTCAATGCAGATAAAGAGCATTACGACCGTGCCAATTCTCCACGTTGGATGCCACAATACCAAATCCGAAAACCAAACCAACAAGAACAGCACCGCCAACGTCTGATCGAGCTTTTCCGGTTTACCATGCTCGGCGCACCCATGATTTATTATGGAACCGAGGCGGGCATGTGGGGCGGTGACGATCCGGACGACCGTAAACCGATGCTTTGGGCGGACTTGGTGTATGACGACGAGGCAACCGATCCACGTGGAACCATCAGAACACCCGATACCAACCGTTTCGACGAAGTTATTTTTGGTTTCTATCAAAGTATGATTGCGTTTCGCAAACGCTTTCCTGTATTTTCCGATGGCGATTTTTCTGTATTTTACACAAACGATGACCAACCCGCGTTCGCATTCAGTCGGAAGGGCAGAGATGGTACTTTTGCCGTGGTTACACTGAACCCCAGTAACACCCCGCAAACCATAAAAGTACTTGCAAAATCTTTCCAAAAAGTGCAAGTTCCAGCCGTGGTCACACTATCCGGCGAGGTGGTAAGTGCTTCCTTACGCGATGGCTGGTTTACGATACAGATTCCAGCCTCTTCGGGTGCGGTGTATGTACTTTCAAAGCAACAACAATAG
- a CDS encoding extracellular solute-binding protein, translating to MLKYLIGICVIFALVFLGFATMSRKDDGPVRIRIWHQKDLSERNLMIEQVKRYNALNKDHQIEILWKENEELRSNYIIAAMGGTGPDILYGPSDNIGVFSLTKTIQPLDSVFHATFWNRYTPDAAAVYEGKKWSVADQVGNHLTLVYNKKLVPNPPKSLDELIALGKKLTKDINGDGNPDQYAIVWNYREPFFFVPFLTAFGGWVIDEKTGNPTLDNDKTANAIQFILDLRDKHKIIPKEIDYDTAETLFKEGKAGMVINGPWAWGGYKDANLDFGLAKLPYNNQTQLWATPTVMTKGYSINVNVGPEKMPYVRKVIAYLTGADVQMEMVNKLSTIPVYKSVFTQVTANPPELLKGAIAQYKQSRPTPTNPRLRQIWDGMRGPYQLVMSGAISARKGAKEMQAQCSKLIEDTYL from the coding sequence ATGCTAAAATACTTGATTGGGATTTGTGTCATCTTTGCCCTTGTTTTTTTGGGCTTCGCAACAATGTCGCGCAAAGACGACGGCCCAGTACGCATTCGCATTTGGCATCAGAAAGACCTTTCGGAAAGAAACCTGATGATTGAGCAGGTGAAACGTTATAATGCCCTCAACAAAGATCATCAGATCGAAATTTTATGGAAGGAGAACGAAGAACTCCGAAGCAATTATATTATTGCGGCGATGGGCGGAACTGGCCCAGACATCCTCTATGGCCCGTCCGATAATATTGGCGTGTTTAGTTTAACCAAAACCATACAGCCCTTAGACAGTGTCTTTCATGCCACATTCTGGAACCGTTATACACCAGATGCTGCAGCAGTTTATGAGGGAAAAAAGTGGTCGGTGGCAGACCAAGTGGGCAACCACCTCACCCTTGTTTACAACAAAAAATTAGTCCCCAATCCCCCAAAATCATTGGATGAACTTATTGCTTTGGGCAAAAAACTGACAAAAGACATCAATGGCGACGGCAATCCAGACCAGTACGCGATTGTGTGGAATTATCGCGAACCCTTTTTCTTCGTTCCTTTTCTGACGGCGTTTGGCGGTTGGGTAATAGACGAAAAAACAGGGAACCCAACCTTGGATAATGACAAAACGGCAAACGCCATTCAATTCATTCTCGACCTACGCGATAAGCATAAAATCATCCCAAAAGAAATTGATTACGATACCGCAGAAACCCTTTTTAAAGAAGGAAAAGCAGGAATGGTCATCAACGGCCCTTGGGCATGGGGTGGATACAAAGACGCAAATTTGGATTTCGGCTTGGCCAAATTGCCCTATAACAACCAAACCCAACTTTGGGCAACCCCCACGGTAATGACCAAAGGGTATTCCATAAACGTGAATGTTGGCCCAGAAAAAATGCCTTACGTCCGGAAAGTCATTGCATACTTGACCGGTGCGGACGTCCAGATGGAGATGGTGAACAAACTTTCTACCATTCCGGTCTATAAATCCGTATTTACGCAAGTCACGGCAAATCCACCAGAACTCTTAAAAGGAGCGATTGCGCAGTACAAGCAAAGCCGTCCGACCCCCACCAATCCACGTCTGCGCCAAATCTGGGATGGAATGCGCGGCCCATATCAATTGGTTATGAGTGGCGCCATCTCTGCACGAAAAGGGGCAAAAGAAATGCAAGCTCAGTGCAGTAAATTGATTGAAGACACCTATTTATAA
- a CDS encoding DUF1311 domain-containing protein, producing MRYILTLSLALFLSSGVLNAQSTGKPAPKPTTKSSAAPKVSTPVSEPKVTENEEGEHPIDTKLNACMDKNPSTAGMIQCLDEAYRAWDGLLNTSYNGLLATMKPVQQGKLRNLQRQWLAFRDAEFAFINEFYPTQGTMWVPVRMSERVEIVKSRALQLSSYLESLKTF from the coding sequence ATGCGCTATATTTTAACCCTTAGCTTGGCTCTGTTCCTGTCCTCCGGCGTTTTGAATGCCCAAAGTACCGGGAAGCCAGCCCCTAAGCCTACAACTAAATCCTCTGCGGCACCAAAAGTAAGCACACCAGTTTCAGAGCCAAAGGTCACAGAAAACGAGGAGGGCGAGCATCCTATTGATACCAAATTAAATGCTTGTATGGACAAAAACCCCTCTACTGCGGGCATGATTCAGTGTCTCGATGAGGCGTACCGTGCTTGGGATGGCCTCTTGAATACGTCATACAACGGTCTTTTGGCTACCATGAAACCGGTACAGCAAGGAAAATTGCGCAATCTTCAGCGCCAATGGCTGGCTTTTCGCGATGCCGAGTTTGCATTTATCAACGAATTTTACCCCACACAAGGAACGATGTGGGTTCCTGTGCGCATGAGCGAACGTGTTGAAATCGTAAAGTCCCGTGCCCTACAGTTGTCCTCGTATTTAGAAAGCCTTAAAACCTTTTAA
- a CDS encoding sugar ABC transporter permease — MFNLSEKARYNWFLVFLMGPATVLVLAVVAYPFFYNVFLSLSNANIYHINDWRIIGLQQYLSVFREPLFWEILLKTVLWTAVNVVFHVGIGVFLAVILNQKFIKLKPIWRVILIIPWALPQYIVALTWRGMFNYEYGAINLLLKYFGLSQSGVTWLTSPFEAFLAVIITNIWLGFPFMMVVALGGLQSIPAELYEAADVDGASAWRKFWAVTAPLLKPVMLPAITLGTVWTFNNINVVWLVSNSGEPNDQTHILVSYVYKAAFNMYRFGWAAAFSMVIFMILFTFNRLVLRKAQTNEVY, encoded by the coding sequence ATGTTTAACCTAAGCGAAAAGGCTCGTTACAATTGGTTCCTTGTGTTCCTTATGGGACCTGCTACGGTACTGGTTTTAGCGGTTGTTGCCTATCCGTTCTTCTACAATGTGTTTCTTTCGCTTTCTAATGCGAATATCTACCACATTAACGACTGGCGGATTATCGGACTTCAGCAGTATTTATCGGTTTTTAGAGAACCTCTTTTTTGGGAAATCCTGCTTAAAACCGTTTTATGGACGGCTGTTAACGTGGTTTTTCACGTTGGGATTGGGGTTTTTCTGGCGGTGATCCTGAACCAAAAGTTTATTAAACTAAAACCAATCTGGCGGGTGATCTTGATTATCCCTTGGGCACTCCCTCAATATATTGTTGCTCTTACTTGGCGTGGTATGTTCAACTATGAATACGGGGCCATAAACCTCTTACTCAAGTATTTCGGGCTTTCGCAATCCGGTGTCACTTGGCTTACTTCTCCCTTCGAGGCGTTTTTAGCCGTTATTATCACCAATATTTGGTTGGGATTTCCCTTTATGATGGTGGTTGCCTTGGGTGGCCTACAATCTATTCCGGCAGAATTGTATGAAGCGGCAGATGTTGATGGAGCCTCGGCATGGCGGAAGTTCTGGGCAGTTACCGCACCCTTACTAAAGCCAGTAATGTTGCCCGCCATTACGCTTGGAACCGTTTGGACGTTTAACAACATTAATGTGGTCTGGTTAGTCTCTAACTCAGGCGAACCCAACGACCAAACCCACATCTTGGTGTCTTACGTCTATAAAGCCGCTTTCAATATGTACCGTTTTGGATGGGCAGCGGCTTTTTCGATGGTTATTTTCATGATCTTATTCACCTTCAATCGGTTGGTTTTGCGCAAAGCACAGACCAACGAAGTGTATTGA
- a CDS encoding sugar ABC transporter permease has protein sequence MNPHTKRILSMITAYGVLLLFAFIALYPLSQIITISLRPSDKLLSTSLAFIPEGASFKNYEKLLFETPYLRWLFNSLMVSVVVTFTGVALASTAGYAISRFKFRGRKAYMEGLLVTQMFPATMLLLPMYIMLINLKLINSYLGCIIIYSATALPFCIWQMKGYYDTIPVALEEAARIDGCTPWQTFYQVILPLAAPALVITALFSFMTAWNEYIVAAQVLQDVDMFTMPVGLKMFQGQMQTQWGLYAAGALLVSVPVVVLFLALSRYLISGLTLGSVKG, from the coding sequence ATGAATCCACATACCAAACGTATTCTTTCGATGATTACCGCTTACGGCGTTTTGTTGCTTTTTGCCTTTATAGCGCTTTACCCGTTGTCGCAAATCATAACGATCTCCCTACGTCCGTCCGACAAATTGCTCTCGACGTCCTTGGCTTTTATTCCAGAAGGTGCTTCCTTCAAAAACTACGAAAAACTCCTTTTCGAAACGCCTTATTTACGTTGGCTCTTTAATTCGCTGATGGTTTCGGTGGTGGTTACCTTTACAGGTGTTGCCCTTGCCTCAACAGCCGGATATGCCATCTCACGCTTTAAGTTTCGGGGACGTAAGGCATACATGGAGGGGCTATTGGTTACCCAAATGTTTCCTGCCACCATGCTTCTTTTGCCCATGTACATCATGTTGATCAACCTAAAGCTCATTAATTCATACTTAGGTTGTATCATTATCTACTCCGCTACGGCATTACCCTTCTGTATTTGGCAAATGAAAGGGTACTACGATACCATCCCCGTTGCGCTCGAAGAGGCCGCCCGAATTGACGGATGCACGCCTTGGCAAACATTTTACCAAGTGATCTTGCCCCTTGCCGCACCAGCATTGGTGATAACAGCCCTTTTTTCCTTTATGACCGCATGGAACGAATACATTGTGGCGGCACAAGTCCTCCAAGATGTGGATATGTTTACCATGCCTGTTGGACTCAAAATGTTCCAAGGGCAAATGCAAACACAATGGGGTCTTTATGCTGCTGGTGCATTATTGGTTTCTGTACCTGTTGTGGTGCTGTTTCTTGCACTAAGCCGCTACCTCATTTCAGGGCTAACATTAGGCTCCGTTAAGGGTTAG
- a CDS encoding glycosyltransferase family 2 protein yields MKNTRSEWPEVSIIILNWNGRNLMETCLPSVFETDYPVFEVVVADNASTDDSLAWLMRTYPQVRIIGNPENWGYARGNNVAIRQTESPYVVLLNNDVTVHPNWLREMMCVMLGHSDVAAVQPKLLHFHDPTHFEYAGAAGGHLDDLGIPFTRGRILSNLEQDSGQYDDVQTVFWASGAAMLLRRSALEVVGLLDEQFFMHMEEIDLCWRLQRSGYRIMAATKGEVYHIGGASLPQGNPRKLYYNFRNSLLMLYKNLPRYRFNLVYPLRILQDALAFVRFLFSSQEEALAVWTAHRDFRKMKHDYQAPTAQDRLVLPSFRGSVLLDAMLLGRKTYSAMPKSRFRIEEMA; encoded by the coding sequence ATGAAGAATACAAGATCAGAATGGCCGGAAGTTTCCATTATTATCCTGAATTGGAATGGGCGAAATTTGATGGAAACGTGTTTACCCTCTGTTTTTGAGACAGATTACCCGGTATTTGAAGTCGTGGTGGCCGATAATGCCTCCACGGATGATTCGCTCGCGTGGCTCATGCGTACCTATCCACAGGTACGTATTATCGGAAATCCAGAAAACTGGGGCTATGCACGAGGCAATAATGTGGCCATTCGACAAACCGAAAGCCCATATGTGGTCTTGCTAAACAACGACGTCACTGTCCACCCAAATTGGTTGCGGGAAATGATGTGCGTAATGCTCGGCCATTCGGATGTTGCAGCGGTACAACCCAAATTGCTTCACTTCCACGACCCAACCCATTTCGAGTATGCTGGGGCGGCTGGAGGGCACTTAGACGATTTGGGGATTCCCTTCACCAGAGGCCGTATCTTGTCTAACCTCGAACAAGATTCTGGGCAATATGATGATGTCCAAACGGTATTTTGGGCATCTGGCGCGGCAATGCTTCTCCGCAGAAGTGCTTTAGAGGTGGTAGGCTTATTGGATGAACAATTTTTTATGCACATGGAAGAAATAGACCTTTGTTGGCGGCTACAACGTTCTGGTTATCGGATTATGGCCGCAACAAAAGGCGAGGTGTATCATATCGGCGGTGCAAGTTTGCCGCAAGGAAATCCACGTAAACTGTATTACAACTTCCGAAATAGTTTGTTGATGCTTTATAAAAACTTGCCCCGATACCGGTTTAACTTGGTCTATCCTTTGCGGATTTTACAAGATGCATTAGCTTTTGTCCGGTTTTTGTTTTCAAGCCAAGAAGAGGCTTTGGCTGTATGGACGGCGCACCGCGATTTCAGAAAAATGAAACACGACTATCAAGCGCCTACTGCTCAAGATCGTTTGGTCTTGCCCTCATTCAGAGGTTCGGTGCTTTTAGATGCAATGCTGCTTGGCCGCAAAACATACTCGGCCATGCCAAAATCTCGGTTTAGGATCGAGGAAATGGCTTAG
- a CDS encoding chitobiase/beta-hexosaminidase C-terminal domain-containing protein: MLKYIFFFFLFTGTAYTQDLTPDFQVHTRLSFYMNETEGQLMLVFPDTSIKVQTVSVVADGRVLSKGLQRIRPDLWLVNISLIGAINGTTELNTTITLTNRHRFSKKATLIKLPFEPNAVQIDRLTGGLWSDGLPLFPFGFYAYSPLQPTLPEEEAVKGFNMISPYQKIEAGTRAERKAYLDRAAQLGMKVHFNLLSVAGGGGVSQEENGKPNSVAEKRALLRAEIEAFKKHPALLGWYISDEPSAVNIPPAPLEELYRFIKSIDPYHPITIVFNEVNNPTLYSGAMDIVMADPYPIPNQPIAQVQTFTEKLVRGFRYQKPVWIVPQAFGGGEWWQREPTRQEIRAMTYLALIHGATGIQYFIRHGLNGFPKSTDVWNEAGAVAREVMEMTPFLLSDLPAAEVATNDPNLVIRTARYDGSWLVMLVNLENQPKTFSIRIPEIVWDGKAKVLFANREVNYQNAVLSDMVDAYGTRVYLLPVSEKREKVGLHPGNLTMDASFEAATNPATPDAVYAQVGLERGSPYFLDTRTSLHGKKSLRVTTPVAEKGTTFQFFPVRLERGQSYLLSLWAKGDRQTSLNGAFRLGLGELLQNFSLTSDWQKYTMPIRLPEGDVRFVRSSASLSLLSAGTAWFDLVQLHPDPQIIPVPTPEPGGMRLQVLSVLDQQKIVFTTDGSIPTASSPHYTTPIPVTQSMTLRAGVLINNLLVSETKKSITVHKGFMQSVTYKTPFNAQFPGSGQTALVDGEHAQTLVQDARWQGFLGDDLEVTVDLGAIQGIEGIGINFLQDEGNWVFLPQFVSYALSSDGQQFIELPTLSHLDAEDNPKSVSQIPFQVALKTQARYIRVRAKNIGTCPAGHPGAGEKAWLFADEIEVY, encoded by the coding sequence GTGCTGAAATACATTTTCTTTTTTTTCTTGTTTACGGGAACGGCCTATACGCAGGATTTAACGCCTGATTTCCAAGTTCACACCCGTCTTTCGTTTTACATGAACGAAACAGAAGGCCAACTAATGTTGGTGTTTCCGGATACGTCCATCAAGGTTCAAACCGTCTCTGTTGTTGCTGATGGGCGGGTACTGTCTAAGGGCCTTCAACGCATACGCCCAGATTTATGGTTGGTCAACATTTCCCTCATTGGCGCGATTAATGGGACAACCGAACTTAACACCACTATTACACTTACCAATCGCCACCGTTTTTCCAAGAAAGCCACGCTTATAAAACTCCCTTTCGAACCGAATGCCGTCCAGATAGACCGCCTGACGGGTGGGTTGTGGAGCGACGGCCTCCCTCTTTTTCCGTTTGGATTCTATGCCTATTCCCCTTTACAGCCCACGCTACCGGAAGAAGAGGCGGTAAAAGGGTTTAATATGATTTCGCCGTATCAAAAAATTGAGGCTGGAACACGTGCGGAACGTAAGGCATACTTGGATAGAGCGGCACAATTGGGGATGAAAGTTCATTTCAACCTCCTTTCGGTGGCCGGAGGCGGGGGCGTAAGCCAAGAAGAAAATGGCAAGCCCAATTCGGTTGCAGAGAAACGCGCATTGCTTCGTGCGGAAATTGAGGCTTTTAAAAAACATCCGGCCTTGTTGGGATGGTATATCTCGGATGAACCTTCTGCAGTAAATATCCCACCTGCCCCCTTAGAAGAATTGTACCGATTTATTAAGTCCATTGACCCCTACCACCCCATAACGATTGTATTTAACGAGGTAAACAATCCGACCTTATATAGCGGCGCAATGGATATTGTAATGGCTGATCCCTACCCGATTCCGAACCAACCGATTGCCCAAGTCCAGACCTTCACCGAGAAATTGGTGCGAGGCTTCAGGTATCAAAAACCGGTTTGGATTGTACCACAAGCGTTTGGTGGTGGGGAATGGTGGCAACGCGAACCCACGCGGCAGGAAATCCGTGCGATGACGTACCTTGCCCTCATTCATGGCGCAACAGGGATTCAATACTTCATCCGGCATGGGCTGAATGGCTTTCCAAAATCCACCGATGTTTGGAACGAGGCTGGCGCGGTTGCAAGGGAAGTCATGGAAATGACACCGTTTTTACTCTCAGACCTGCCTGCCGCCGAAGTGGCCACCAACGACCCAAACCTTGTCATCCGTACTGCTCGGTATGATGGTTCTTGGTTGGTTATGTTGGTAAACTTAGAAAATCAACCCAAAACATTTAGTATCCGTATTCCAGAAATTGTCTGGGATGGGAAAGCCAAGGTCTTGTTTGCCAACCGCGAAGTGAATTACCAGAATGCCGTTTTGTCGGATATGGTGGATGCTTATGGAACCCGTGTTTATCTCTTGCCAGTCTCGGAAAAACGGGAAAAAGTGGGCTTACATCCGGGGAACCTGACGATGGACGCAAGTTTTGAAGCGGCTACGAATCCCGCTACGCCCGATGCTGTGTATGCACAGGTGGGGCTGGAACGTGGAAGCCCTTATTTTTTGGATACAAGAACGTCCCTACATGGTAAAAAATCGCTCCGTGTTACAACCCCAGTAGCGGAGAAAGGAACCACTTTTCAGTTTTTCCCCGTACGTTTGGAGCGTGGACAAAGCTATTTATTAAGTTTGTGGGCCAAAGGGGATCGGCAAACCAGCCTCAATGGGGCGTTTAGATTGGGCTTAGGCGAGCTATTACAAAACTTTTCCTTAACGTCCGACTGGCAAAAGTACACCATGCCCATTCGATTGCCGGAAGGCGACGTCCGCTTTGTTCGTTCCTCGGCGTCGCTCTCTTTGCTATCGGCTGGAACGGCATGGTTCGATTTGGTGCAACTTCACCCAGACCCGCAAATTATTCCCGTACCTACCCCCGAACCCGGTGGGATGCGGTTGCAGGTGCTCTCGGTGCTTGATCAACAAAAGATCGTCTTCACCACAGATGGTTCCATCCCGACGGCCAGTAGCCCACATTACACCACCCCTATTCCGGTTACACAAAGTATGACACTAAGGGCTGGCGTCCTGATAAACAACCTTTTGGTTAGTGAAACCAAGAAAAGCATAACCGTCCACAAAGGCTTCATGCAGTCAGTCACCTATAAAACACCTTTTAATGCCCAATTTCCGGGAAGTGGTCAGACGGCTTTGGTGGATGGCGAGCATGCTCAGACGTTGGTGCAAGATGCGCGATGGCAAGGTTTTCTGGGTGATGATTTAGAGGTTACGGTAGATTTAGGTGCTATACAAGGTATCGAAGGCATAGGGATTAATTTCTTGCAAGATGAAGGAAACTGGGTTTTTCTCCCTCAATTTGTAAGTTATGCCCTTTCCTCGGATGGCCAGCAATTTATAGAACTACCTACCTTGTCTCATTTAGATGCAGAAGATAACCCTAAATCTGTTTCGCAAATCCCGTTTCAGGTAGCCCTCAAAACCCAAGCTCGATACATACGTGTCCGTGCAAAAAACATTGGGACATGCCCAGCCGGACATCCGGGAGCGGGCGAGAAGGCTTGGCTCTTTGCAGATGAAATTGAGGTCTATTAG
- a CDS encoding methyltransferase domain-containing protein — MGIEPISGQIAQRYNTTSLVWEGVYGEHMHQGWFDPDQKERPEVFEAQEQMIDQILAWGGVSCAHMVLDMGCGIGGSSIYLLNKLNAAFVTGLTVSPLQAERAKERAASLRFASHVRFDVGDALDPPYLPGQFDLVWAIESIEHTDDKRRFMESCARMLAPGGVLLMSMWVRRESSTQLGRSDQKLLDKLSKGLLTPSFETLANYATQARTVGLMDVETADWTRNISPFSTAFLNPVLRWRSIKLVAKAGWSLLYHFWSLRHLWRSHRSGLVRYGVLRARKPG, encoded by the coding sequence ATGGGTATTGAACCAATTAGTGGGCAAATTGCGCAGCGCTACAATACGACTTCTTTGGTTTGGGAAGGCGTATATGGCGAACATATGCACCAAGGATGGTTTGATCCAGATCAAAAAGAGCGGCCAGAAGTGTTTGAGGCCCAAGAGCAGATGATAGACCAAATTCTGGCATGGGGAGGCGTTTCGTGCGCTCATATGGTCTTGGACATGGGTTGTGGCATTGGAGGGAGCAGCATTTATTTATTGAACAAGTTGAATGCAGCTTTTGTGACGGGCCTAACCGTTAGCCCACTCCAAGCCGAACGCGCAAAAGAACGAGCGGCTTCACTTCGTTTTGCAAGTCATGTACGGTTTGATGTGGGTGATGCATTGGACCCGCCCTACTTGCCAGGGCAATTTGATCTGGTGTGGGCCATTGAAAGTATTGAACATACGGACGACAAACGAAGGTTTATGGAGTCTTGTGCCCGAATGCTTGCACCCGGCGGCGTCTTGCTTATGTCCATGTGGGTACGGCGGGAGAGCAGTACACAATTGGGGAGATCAGACCAAAAGCTGTTGGATAAACTTTCTAAGGGCTTGCTCACACCCTCTTTCGAAACGTTGGCAAACTATGCCACTCAAGCCAGAACCGTCGGATTAATGGACGTTGAAACAGCGGATTGGACGAGAAACATTTCGCCTTTTAGTACCGCTTTTCTGAATCCAGTCCTCCGCTGGCGTAGTATCAAATTGGTAGCAAAAGCGGGCTGGTCTCTTTTGTACCACTTTTGGAGCCTTCGCCACCTTTGGCGGAGCCACCGCAGTGGTTTGGTGCGCTATGGGGTACTTCGCGCACGAAAACCCGGCTAA